DNA from Fusarium verticillioides 7600 chromosome 4, whole genome shotgun sequence:
CAAACAAGGGTATCATTCTGCTTCTACATTTCTCCATTTTTAAAAATACACCAAATTCCATATCTCACTTCCGCCCCGCCCCGTCTTACAATCGACTGAACACCTTGCCAAAAATCTCACGAGCCTTCAGCAGGTTCAGCAGACATATCCGCTCGTTGTCCAGATGAGCAGAGTCGCTCGACTGTCCGCAAGGTAGATGAGCTGCAGGAGCTCCAAATTCTTTCTCCAAGAATCTTATCGCTGGAATGGAACCACCCTCGCGGATGTAGAGCGGCTTACGGggtttgccaagcttggtcttgactgacagaacttcttcctccttggacTTTTCTGCCTTTTCGGGCTCTGGTGTAGCTTCACCTGATGAGGGCGACGTTTCGAAACACTCATCCCATGTCTCCAGGATGGCCTTCTCCAGTGTCTGGAAGATAGCATTGGTAGGGTCTCCAAGCCATGGTTCAGCTCTGTTGTCGAcgttgatggtgagtttGTTCTGTGACTCAAGCTGAGAAAACTCAttctcaaggaacttgacgAGTGCTTCAATCACGCTGCCCACTTCTTGTCCTGGCACCATGCGCAGACTGATGTGGGAACTTGCATGACTGCTTACTAGACTTCCATCAGGACCAGAAACCTTGTACCGGTGGAGTGTCAGATTGGGCTCGCGCCACCTTGCCATAAGCGACTGTTTGAGCCTCTCCTCGGGGCCCTTTTCAGGATTACTGCGGATCAAGATCTGGGCAATATCATCGTACCGCGCTTCCTCCTCAGGTGTCACCGGAAGAATGCCATCGTAGAAGCCGGGAATCTGTACCCGGTTACCAGgacccttgagcttgccaaggATCTGAGTGAGGTCTGAAAGAGGCTCATTCATCATGTAGGAGCCGTCGACACCCGAGTGGATATCCGGACGGGGCGCATCAACGCAGACAGTTGTGTGTAAAACTCCACGTAGGCCGTACGTCAAGCACGGGACTTCGTCGTCTAACCAGTAACTGTTGGCAAGCAGAATATAATCCACTTCGCCGATCaactctttgttcttcttgacagcttcCTCAAACCCTAAAGATCCAAactcttcctcgccctcaatgaggaagatgacaTCGTTCTCCAGTTGCTGGTTCTCCATCAGATCAGTCACTGCGTACAGCGCAGCGATGATGGGACCCTTGTTATCACTGACACCACGACCATACAGGTAACCGTTAGTTCCTTGCATCGTGAATGGGTCAGTCTCCCATTTGCCTTTACGACTGTCGGCGGCAACAACATCATAATGGCCATAAAAGAGAATTCGCTTCCGTCTCTCAGcagcttccttcttggctgagAAATGGGCGTAGACGACAGGGTTGTGGTGCTTCTCGGTGCTGAGTAACTCAACGTGACCACCGAGACGTTTGAACAGCGCACCGAGGTAGGTAGCTCCCTTGCGACAGTCTTCCGCAAACTCGGGGCGAGAAGAGACTGTCTTGTATGACACGAATTCTCGCAGTGACGATAGCAAGAGGTTGTCTGAGGCCTGTGatacttctttctctttactGTTGCACTTGTCCATGTCTATGGACCAAATCGAGATATTATCATCGTTGGCACCGGTGATAAAGTATTGCTTGTTTTTGTAGTTCGTGACAGCCGATGCAAGGACCTTGCCCTGGTGAGCTTCCCATCTCAGGAGGCACTGATACTTCTGGGGAACGGTTCCAGAGGAGGCATGCTGGTATTTGCCGTAGTGGGTGGTACTGTATTTCTAGAAACTGTTAGTAAAGGGTTGTTCCTGGTTGAAAAGAGTACTCACACTGGCCCAACCATTAGTTGCGGCAGTCCACAGATATCCCCAGCCCATTTGTATCGACATGATATCGCAGTTGTGAGCCTTGATAACCCTCAATCGCTGCGCAGTATCGAGATCCCATAATTCAACGATACCGTCAAGCTTGCCAGCGTACAGAAACGAACTATCAAGTGCGAGGGACAGGACAGACTCGCCGTCGTCAGAGCCCAGTGTCATGATCTCCTGAATACCACCGCTaagctcctcatcatcctcaacagtATGCCCAAGACTCCAAAGCTTGATTGTGCCGTCACCCGCACCAGAGATCaagacatcatcgtcagtcCCAACATCAACTGTTGGTCCCTTGGCCATGAGCATACAGTACACATACCCGTAGTGTGCAAAGTTTCTAACGCAGCCTGGATGCATCTCGAGAACAGTGTGTGCTTTGGGTATCAATCCCCATCGGTCGTCGTTTCGTCGAGGCGTACTTGCGCCGCCACCAACAGCTTTGGAGTCGAAGAAGCGGTGATTTCGTCGATCAGGATGCTGCTGTGACTCGGGGGACACGCGAGCTGTAACGTCGTTGAGGCCAACCCATTGAATGGTGGTGTTTTGTGCACCGATGTATAATGTCTCATGTTGGGGGCTGTATGCAGTACAAAAAATATCGCCGACATCGTAGGAGCCGTAAATTTCGTAAAGTCGAGTCAAGGTGCTTGGATCCCAGACATTGATGATGGGGTCTCCAGCGCTGGAAAACAGGAGTGACGCATCGGGCGATAATGATAAGGACAGGACACTGCGCTTGTGGGCTTGAACACGGCGGACTTGGCGGAATGTGTCAAGAGACCATGCTACAATCTCTCCGTCTTGCGTACCGGCGTAGATCGTCTCATGCTGTGGACTCACGGAAAGGGCGAGGACGGTGCTTGTATGGGACAAAGAATGGACGAGGTCAGGGCTTGTGGCGGGATCTTCAGGGGCTTCGAGCGGTGAGAGGATCGGAGACGAGGGGCCTGGTGACATTGTCGGTGATACCGTCCGTGAAGGCATCGTGAGGGTGTCTGGAAGCTGCTGTTAGCTTGGAGGTCGGAGCAGCGGTGGAGGATCTCGAGAGAGGGGTAGACAGGTatctcgaagaagatggtatGCCGAGTGATTGTTTGCGAAAAGGCAAATCAAAATGAAGGTATGTGTATCTGATGCTAGGAACGCACTCTCGATTATCACCAACTCGAATACAATGATCTGTGGTGTTGTGGATAAGCAAGATAACAAGAGTCAGCGCTGAAGCTCCAGCGCCGAGACCGCTCAGAAATTGGGTCAGGCAGGTATGACGCGATTGCGCAATCGCCAAATCCAGGGTCTCTCCCTATTCTCCCTTGCAAAAAGACCACGAAATGAATCAAAGCTTCAAAAAAGCACAGACAAAGCCGCTGAGCCCGATTGTGTCATTTTTGGTTGAGCATTCGCAATTGAACCCTCTAGAGTGTTGAGATTGTCTCTGCATTGCTGGTTATCATGGGCGAATACGCCACAGCCTTTTGCCATGTTGGAGCGTTTATTGGGAGAAATGAAGGAAGCACAGACCGTTTGCCCATACCTAGTCGTGTACATATACATACTACTCCGATGATCNNNNNNNNNNNNNNNNNNNNNNNNNNNNNNNNNNNNNNNNNNNNNNNNNNNNNNNNNNNNNNNNNNNNNNNNNNNNNNNNNNNNNNNNNNNNNNNNNNNNNNNNNNNNNNNNNNNNNNNNNNNNNNNNNNNNNNNNNNNNNNNNNNNNNNNNNNNNNNNNNNNNNNNNNNNNNNNNNNNNNNNNNNNNNNNNNNNNNNNNNNNNNNNNNNNNNNNNNNNNNNNNNNNNNNNNNNNNNNNNNNNNNNNNNNNNNNNNNNNNNNNNNNNNNNNNNNNNNNNNNNNNNNNNNNNNNNNNNNNNNNNNNNNNNNNNNNNNNNNNNNNNNNNNNNNNNGATCAGTAGCACACGATCTCTGGTAGATCGCGCGATAGATCGGCACTAGACCGTCAGAGGGAATAATATTGTTGATTGTAAGTGAGAAGACGCCTGAAGACTTGCTCAAGACGTGATGAGAGTCCTGAGGATAGGACAATATACTTGGGTAGATGTTGAATGGTCCAAGTCACTCGACTTTGAGTATGTGCTC
Protein-coding regions in this window:
- a CDS encoding hypothetical protein (At least one base has a quality score < 10) codes for the protein MPSRTVSPTMSPGPSSPILSPLEAPEDPATSPDLVHSLSHTSTVLALSVSPQHETIYAGTQDGEIVAWSLDTFRQVRRVQAHKRSVLSLSLSPDASLLFSSAGDPIINVWDPSTLTRLYEIYGSYDVGDIFCTAYSPQHETLYIGAQNTTIQWVGLNDVTARVSPESQQHPDRRNHRFFDSKAVGGGASTPRRNDDRWGLIPKAHTVLEMHPGCVRNFAHYGYVYCMLMAKGPTVDVGTDDDVLISGAGDGTIKLWSLGHTVEDDEELSGGIQEIMTLGSDDGESVLSLALDSSFLYAGKLDGIVELWDLDTAQRLRVIKAHNCDIMSIQMGWGYLWTAATNGWASKYSTTHYGKYQHASSGTVPQKYQCLLRWEAHQGKVLASAVTNYKNKQYFITGANDDNISIWSIDMDKCNSKEKEVSQASDNLLLSSLREFVSYKTVSSRPEFAEDCRKGATYLGALFKRLGGHVELLSTEKHHNPVVYAHFSAKKEAAERRKRILFYGHYDVVAADSRKGKWETDPFTMQGTNGYLYGRGVSDNKGPIIAALYAVTDLMENQQLENDVIFLIEGEEEFGSLGFEEAVKKNKELIGEVDYILLANSYWLDDEVPCLTYGLRGVLHTTVCVDAPRPDIHSGVDGSYMMNEPLSDLTQILGKLKGPGNRVQIPGFYDGILPVTPEEEARYDDIAQILIRSNPEKGPEERLKQSLMARWREPNLTLHRYKVSGPDGSLVSSHASSHISLRMVPGQEVGSVIEALVKFLENEFSQLESQNKLTINVDNRAEPWLGDPTNAIFQTLEKAILETWDECFETSPSSGEATPEPEKAEKSKEEEVLSVKTKLGKPRKPLYIREGGSIPAIRFLEKEFGAPAAHLPCGQSSDSAHLDNERICLLNLLKAREIFGKVFSRL